Proteins encoded within one genomic window of Haladaptatus sp. QDMS2:
- a CDS encoding dodecin family protein: MTAVKIIKVLGTSSESWEAAAKEAVKVAAKSVEDIHGVEVEDWTADVENGEIVMYKATVEIAFPVHEEM, encoded by the coding sequence ATGACCGCTGTAAAAATCATCAAAGTGCTCGGCACGTCGTCTGAATCCTGGGAAGCCGCCGCGAAGGAGGCCGTCAAAGTAGCCGCCAAGTCGGTCGAAGACATCCACGGCGTCGAAGTCGAAGATTGGACGGCAGACGTAGAAAACGGGGAAATCGTGATGTACAAGGCGACGGTGGAAATCGCCTTCCCAGTCCACGAGGAAATGTAA
- a CDS encoding VOC family protein codes for MSKTQMSPISGLTHASLIVEDQDAVLAFYTEKLGFELKADIPMEEEGDRWVTIAVPGQEGVEIALHDISWYGGRDEEQLRPLVGNNPMLVYAVEDCQAAYEDLRARGVEFVSEPKTQDYGTEAIARDVEGNTLFLVESNPDYGM; via the coding sequence GACCCAGATGAGCCCGATTTCGGGCCTGACCCACGCGTCGTTAATCGTCGAAGACCAGGATGCCGTTCTCGCGTTCTACACGGAGAAACTCGGCTTCGAACTGAAGGCTGACATCCCAATGGAGGAGGAGGGCGACCGGTGGGTGACCATCGCCGTACCGGGACAGGAGGGCGTTGAAATCGCACTACACGACATCTCGTGGTACGGCGGACGAGACGAGGAACAACTGCGTCCCCTCGTGGGAAACAACCCGATGCTCGTCTACGCGGTGGAGGACTGTCAAGCCGCCTACGAGGACCTGCGCGCTCGGGGCGTCGAGTTCGTTAGCGAGCCAAAAACGCAAGACTACGGCACCGAGGCCATCGCAAGAGACGTGGAGGGGAACACCCTGTTCCTCGTCGAGTCGAATCCCGACTACGGGATGTAA